cgagcagccactggtaaccagtgaagggagcggaggagaggagtagtgtgagtgaatttaggttgaaaaccagtcgagctgctgcattctggatgagctgcaaaggtcggatggcagtagcaggtagacctgccaggagggagttacagtaatctaggtgtgagatgaccagagcctggaccagaacctgcaccgccttctgagtgagaagggggcgtgtcctcctgatgttgtacagcatgaatctacaggaccgtgttgttgcagtaatgttggcagtaagggagagttggctgttgagtgttacgcccaggttcctagccgtctgagtgggggttaacacggagttgtcaaagttaatagtcaggtcgtggatgggagagtctttccctggaaggaaaagtagttcagtcttgtcaaggttaatcttcaggtggtgttgagacatccactgagagatgtcggtcagacaggcagtgattcgtgctgctacctgtgtttccgATCGGGGAAAaaaggattagttgggtgtcatcggcatagctatggtaggaaaagccgtgtgagtgaatgacagagccgagggagttggtgtacgaagagaagaggagaggaccaaggacagaaccttgagggaccccagtagtgaggggacaaggttcggACACAGACCCTCttcaagttaccctataagtgcgttcaatgaggtaggaagagagcagggagagagcagagcctgagacaccgaggtcctgaagggaggaaatgaggatctggtggttcactgtgtcgaatgcagcagagaggtctagaaggatgaggacagaggagagagaggctgctctagcagtgtgaagctgctgagagacagcaaggagggcagtcacagttgagtgacctgccttgaaaccagactggtgagggtcaagaagattattgtggttaagataggaggaaagttgattaaattGCGtgcaagaattttggaaacaaagggaaggagagagacaggtctgtagttttttacttcagacgggtcgagggtgggtttcttcaggagaggatttactcttgcctccttcagagaattagggaaacagccagttgacagggaagtgttgattagatgggtaagaaaaggaagaaggtcaggggcaatagactggagactgtgagaagggatggggtcaagggggcaggtggtcgggcagTATATGAACATAAACTGAAGGAGACATTTGCCAGTTTCTCAAAACTCGGTCTTTCTCACCAGAAACTGTTAATGTGACGTCATCACTCCACTCGGTCGTGGACTTCAAGTTCTTCTTGTCTTTAGCCAAACACCTGTAGCTTCCACTGTCGGACGAGGACGCGTTGACAATCCTGTGTTCATTGTGTGTTGGAGCCGTAGTTGAGTTGGGTTGGGTCCATTCATACTCCCACTCAGTCAGTTCATCTGCAGGGACCTCACACCGGACAGTGATCCTCTCACCGCTGAAGACCAGAGACCAGTCAGGTTGCAGGACCACAGAGGCCTTGTGGGAAACTGATCACAAAtagaaacagagaacagaagaaAGTAGAATGGCTCAGTACAGCTCCTCCCTCCACCAAACTGTACAGATACCAGtcctctcatctcttcatcaggGAAAGAATCAAACAAGAATCACACAatcttaaagaaaaacactttgcaaCTTCTTAACCTTGAAACAGCAGCTTCCAAGTTAATGTAATGATTCTCTGTCTTAATgaggagaaagtttcctccttctctccctgagcgtctgttctctgtgactctggtgagtgggttccatctcctgagagaagaactgactgagagtcacagacacaaccagctgcagctgaagagtgaagctgaactgagatcagttcataacactctgaacttattaaaacatatcaggtgtggctgcagagggcgctgttgctcagttaaAGTTAcatcatgttaaagaaagtctgGATGTTTGGATTCCATCTAAATCTCATTGGTTCTGTctcaagtttcgtggaaatccatccagtagttgttgtgtaatcctgctgacgaaCAAATCAAGAAAGAAACGTCCAGGGACAGAATATAACCTCCACAGGAGGTAACTAGTGTTTGGATTTCTAAACGGACTCTTACCTCTGTTCTCTATTGTGACTCGGTTGCTGTCCTCTGTGAGGAAGCTTGTgtctcctctccgtcctctgcAGCTGTAGATGCCTTCCTCTGAGATGCTGATTTCATCATCTGTTTCATTATATCTTAGgatctgagctgcagaggaggctgaggttcTTCTGAACCAGTCGTATCTCCACTCAGACGCGTTCtccacagagcaggtcagtgcTACGCTTCCCTTTCCTGTGATGGTTGTGTCATCAGCAGTCAGCCTGGGCCTGGGTTTATCGGCTTTCAAAGTGcgggagagaaaatgaaagacaaattaaatgagAAACAGATTAAAGCGTATGAAGCAGAGTTTCACTCAGTAGAGGACAAAGTTCTGATCGTAGAATATATAAGACAAAAAGGTCTAATGATGAATCTCAACATGTAAAAGGTTCATTGATCCCCACATAGCTCAATGCTTCAGGCCCAGATGTGGCCCACGCTGTCACTCTGGCATCCAGCCCACACACCTCATGGAGTGATGGCACTGGGGCAGTCCACTGCTGTTTGCCAGAGCCGGGCCACAGATGAGCCGTAGCAATACCGTGTGTCAACCACAAGGGCCGAAGGTGGCCCCCATGTGTTAGTGCTGTTTGAGCCATGTTCACCATTCATGGACCACTTGAGGTCCACATCCAGATCACACTTTGCCTACAGCACCTGATGTGTGCCAGAAAGACCCAGGTTGGTTTTAAGGTAGTTGGGCCACATTAGCTGGTTTACATGTGGACCAGTTCAGGTCCACACCCAGATGCTAACTGGGGATTGGGCAGAAATTGGTTTAGTAGTTTTTACTGGTCCTGCTAAGAACAACCAATAGAAAGAGGTGAAGACGTAACGTCCTCGTGGAGGTTGTGAAAGATGATTGGACGTACGTGTTACTCTCAGCTGGAAGGCCTCACTCCACTCTGTTGAGGAATACCAGTCCGCTCTGGCCTTACACCAGTACTCTCCACTGTGGAAAACAGAGGCAGGGCCCAGCCTGtattcactgtgtgtgggagCTGTGTTTGGACCAGTGACTGGTTGGTGGGAGCTTGTTGTCCTCCATTCATATTCCCACTgggtgtctcctcctccctggatCTCACACCTGACAGAGATCGTCTCACCGCTGAATATCTGAGTCCAGTTGTGTTGCAGCACGACAAAGCTTCTGTTGGACACTGAACattcaacacaaatataaaaccaACAGAGAGAACTGGTTAATGTTGCTGCTGACTGGTTCTGTTTCATCGTAGCCAGTCATGAAAGCCTGCTACTCACAGGTTCTGTCGATGTGATGCACGTGACTCTTCTCTGAGAAGAAATCTGAGTGAGTCCTTCTCCCCCTGCACCAGTAGCTGCCTCCCTGTGAGATGCTCAGAGAGTTGTGCACAGGATTTGTTGCGATGGCGGTTTCCTCAGCGTCTGGGGAACGTGTGAACCAGTCGTAGCTCCAACCAGCAGACTGCTCCACAGAACAGGTCAGAGTCAGAGAGCCGCCCACTGGGATGGACGTCCTGGATGCTCTCACTGTGGCTCTGGGTCTGTGTGCTGCTCAGGAAAGAATATTCACATCTTTAATTAGGATCCTTCTTATTACTTTATGAAACTCAGTTCATGTAGTGAAGCATCTATTAAATTAGCAAAAAATTATATCTTCATCATTAATTAGGAGACAAGTCATTATTAATCTTTACATCTGTAGTAGTATAAATTTATTaaagaagatttaaaaaatatatattttcaatgtTGATTAGGAATCAATTcatcataatttttttattctgtacaTGTAGGTAAATAGTATACATGGATAAAATAATACTTCCATTAGGAatcaatttaaataattcagTGTATGAATTATAAATCCATTAAAATAgcaaaaatctatattttcataattaatttgagatcaattcattatttattttttgtgttcaatatgttgtatatatacattaaaataacaacctttaatatttatataattatttagaAATCAACCCATTtattcagaagaagaaacctgGATTTGTCCGGCTGTCCACACCATGTGGACAACAAGCTTCATGTTTCTACTGTCCCAGTTACTGTGAAGGTCTTTACTGGTGTCTCTTTGTCCTGTGTCTCCACATGTCTGTGGGTGAAGCTCCCAGCGGGGACAATGACTCTGGATATCTCACCTGACACAAAGAGAGTGGCCCTGTTGCTCTGTCTGCTCTCTTCTGATCTGTTGTGGTGAGCGATGCACTGATAATCCCCGTTCCCGTCGGGCGTTAGCTCTGGAATCCTGAGGACGTTACTGGGAGTGATGGGGACCAGTGGTTTGTCGTTCCACTTGAACTCATAACTCCACTCACTGACACTTGCTTCTCGAATGTGACACGTGAGATTAACGTGCTCCCCAGAATATAGAGTGGTTGAGTTGGGTTCAAAGGTCAGCTCAGCATCTACCCCCCCGCACAAACAGAACATAGTTAGAGGAAATACCAACCAGAGTTTTGTTCTATAAGTTTTCAGTTCATTCATATACTCACTAATCTTAGTaacaacacacaggaagaaaaatgggatgaaatatacatattaataaagatagagatcaataaagaaaagagcTGACTCACCTTCAGTGAgtccacaggagaggagtgtATTCAGCACTGAAAGAAACAGTGGTATCTCATCAGACATTAATAACCCTGGTAAATAATCTAACACAGTACAGACTCTAGTAATAAGTCTGTTAGTAAGTACTGTTATATTGTAAAAGAGAGTATGAGCAGTAGTATTAAAACTACCCATCAAAGAAATTGTACAAAAGTATGAAATGTCTTGAGAATCAATAACTCAATGAATCAAAGAAGTTAAATATCAGTGATCTACTGAGTTTGAtccatttatttgaattcatgtGGATCAGATGATTGTTTCTCTGATAATCATCAGGACAATATTCACAGCCTGTAACTTTAAAGTCTATAATTCCATGAGATCATCacaatgtttgatttgtttctaaatcaacttttcttatttcaaattATCCTTTggcaaataaatcaatgaatcaggTATAAAATTTgatcaaataataaatgtaaagaaaatatagTTTCCACTTTCTAACGGTTCTCCAACAATCACAATTTAGTCTcaaataaaagttattaaagTTCATATAACAGAATACATGCGTCTGGTTACCTCTGCAAATAGATAAAGAC
This sequence is a window from Platichthys flesus chromosome 24, fPlaFle2.1, whole genome shotgun sequence. Protein-coding genes within it:
- the LOC133950319 gene encoding basement membrane-specific heparan sulfate proteoglycan core protein, with amino-acid sequence MGLSLLRVLSLFLLNTLLSCGLTEDAELTFEPNSTTLYSGEHVNLTCHIREASVSEWSYEFKWNDKPLVPITPSNVLRIPELTPDGNGDYQCIAHHNRSEESRQSNRATLFVSAHRPRATVRASRTSIPVGGSLTLTCSVEQSAGWSYDWFTRSPDAEETAIATNPVHNSLSISQGGSYWCRGRRTHSDFFSEKSHVHHIDRTLSNRSFVVLQHNWTQIFSGETISVRCEIQGGGDTQWEYEWRTTSSHQPVTGPNTAPTHSEYRLGPASVFHSGEYWCKARADWYSSTEWSEAFQLRVTRTSNHLSQPPRGRYVFTSFYWLFLAGPVKTTKPISAQSPVSIWVWT